The proteins below come from a single Cervus canadensis isolate Bull #8, Minnesota chromosome 2, ASM1932006v1, whole genome shotgun sequence genomic window:
- the LOC122430223 gene encoding low affinity immunoglobulin gamma Fc region receptor II-like isoform X3 codes for MGFLAFPAARRNRAHCTPWHPWDHMLLWTALLFLAPVAGKPADLPKAVVSIQPAWINVLREDRVTLMCQGTSFYDGNLTMWFHNGSSIHTQNQPSYSFQAGSNDSGSYRCQREQTSLSDPVHLDVISDWLLLQTPSLVFQEGEPIVLRCHSWRNHPLNKITFYQDGKSKIFSYQRSNFSIPRANFSHSGPAIPLISSPWHQITFCLVMGLLFAVDTGLYFSVQRDLQSSMGDRRN; via the exons atgggattcctaGCCTTCCCTGCTGCCAGGAGGAACCGAGCTCACTGCACGCCCTGGCATCCTTGGGACCATATGCTACTGTGGACAGCTCTGCTCTTCCTGG CTCCTGTTGCTGGGAAACCTG cAGATCTCCCAAAAGCTGTGGTGAGCATCCAGCCTGCGTGGATCAATGTGCTCAGGGAGGATCGTGTGACGCTGATGTGCCAGGGGACCAGCTTCTATGACGGCAACCTCACCATGTGGTTCCATAACGGGAGCTCCATCCACACCCAGAACCAGCCCAGCTACAGCTTTCAGGCCGGCAGCAATGACAGTGGATCCTACAGGTGCCAGAGGGAGCAGACCAGCCTCAGCGACCCTGTGCATCTGGATGTGATTTCCG ACTGGCTGCTGCTCCAGACCCCCAGCCTCGTGTTCCAGGAAGGGGAGCCCATCGTGCTGAGGTGCCACAGCTGGAGAAACCACCCTCTGAATAAGATCACGTTCTACCAGGATGGGAAATCCAAGATATTTTCCTATCAGCGTTCCAACTTCTCTATCCCACGTGCCAACTTCAGTCACAGTG gtccagcaattccactcatctcTTCACCTTGGCATCAAATCACTTTCTGCCTGGTGATGGGGCTCCTTTTTGCAGTGGATACAGGCCTGTATTTTTCAGTGCAGAGAGACCTTCAAAGCTCCATGGGAGACCGGAGGAATTAA
- the LOC122430223 gene encoding low affinity immunoglobulin gamma Fc region receptor II-like isoform X2, translating to MGFLAFPAARRNRAHCTPWHPWDHMLLWTALLFLAPVAGKPDLPKAVVSIQPAWINVLREDRVTLMCQGTSFYDGNLTMWFHNGSSIHTQNQPSYSFQAGSNDSGSYRCQREQTSLSDPVHLDVISDWLLLQTPSLVFQEGEPIVLRCHSWRNHPLNKITFYQDGKSKIFSYQRSNFSIPRANFSHSGKYHCTAFIGKTPHSSQPVNITVQDGNEGPAIPLISSPWHQITFCLVMGLLFAVDTGLYFSVQRDLQSSMGDRRN from the exons atgggattcctaGCCTTCCCTGCTGCCAGGAGGAACCGAGCTCACTGCACGCCCTGGCATCCTTGGGACCATATGCTACTGTGGACAGCTCTGCTCTTCCTGG CTCCTGTTGCTGGGAAACCTG ATCTCCCAAAAGCTGTGGTGAGCATCCAGCCTGCGTGGATCAATGTGCTCAGGGAGGATCGTGTGACGCTGATGTGCCAGGGGACCAGCTTCTATGACGGCAACCTCACCATGTGGTTCCATAACGGGAGCTCCATCCACACCCAGAACCAGCCCAGCTACAGCTTTCAGGCCGGCAGCAATGACAGTGGATCCTACAGGTGCCAGAGGGAGCAGACCAGCCTCAGCGACCCTGTGCATCTGGATGTGATTTCCG ACTGGCTGCTGCTCCAGACCCCCAGCCTCGTGTTCCAGGAAGGGGAGCCCATCGTGCTGAGGTGCCACAGCTGGAGAAACCACCCTCTGAATAAGATCACGTTCTACCAGGATGGGAAATCCAAGATATTTTCCTATCAGCGTTCCAACTTCTCTATCCCACGTGCCAACTTCAGTCACAGTGGCAAGTACCACTGTACAGCGTTTATCGGGAAGACGCCACACTCGTCACAGCCAGTGAACATCACTGTCCAAGATGGGAATGAAG gtccagcaattccactcatctcTTCACCTTGGCATCAAATCACTTTCTGCCTGGTGATGGGGCTCCTTTTTGCAGTGGATACAGGCCTGTATTTTTCAGTGCAGAGAGACCTTCAAAGCTCCATGGGAGACCGGAGGAATTAA
- the LOC122430223 gene encoding low affinity immunoglobulin gamma Fc region receptor II-like isoform X1: protein MGFLAFPAARRNRAHCTPWHPWDHMLLWTALLFLAPVAGKPADLPKAVVSIQPAWINVLREDRVTLMCQGTSFYDGNLTMWFHNGSSIHTQNQPSYSFQAGSNDSGSYRCQREQTSLSDPVHLDVISDWLLLQTPSLVFQEGEPIVLRCHSWRNHPLNKITFYQDGKSKIFSYQRSNFSIPRANFSHSGKYHCTAFIGKTPHSSQPVNITVQDGNEGPAIPLISSPWHQITFCLVMGLLFAVDTGLYFSVQRDLQSSMGDRRN from the exons atgggattcctaGCCTTCCCTGCTGCCAGGAGGAACCGAGCTCACTGCACGCCCTGGCATCCTTGGGACCATATGCTACTGTGGACAGCTCTGCTCTTCCTGG CTCCTGTTGCTGGGAAACCTG cAGATCTCCCAAAAGCTGTGGTGAGCATCCAGCCTGCGTGGATCAATGTGCTCAGGGAGGATCGTGTGACGCTGATGTGCCAGGGGACCAGCTTCTATGACGGCAACCTCACCATGTGGTTCCATAACGGGAGCTCCATCCACACCCAGAACCAGCCCAGCTACAGCTTTCAGGCCGGCAGCAATGACAGTGGATCCTACAGGTGCCAGAGGGAGCAGACCAGCCTCAGCGACCCTGTGCATCTGGATGTGATTTCCG ACTGGCTGCTGCTCCAGACCCCCAGCCTCGTGTTCCAGGAAGGGGAGCCCATCGTGCTGAGGTGCCACAGCTGGAGAAACCACCCTCTGAATAAGATCACGTTCTACCAGGATGGGAAATCCAAGATATTTTCCTATCAGCGTTCCAACTTCTCTATCCCACGTGCCAACTTCAGTCACAGTGGCAAGTACCACTGTACAGCGTTTATCGGGAAGACGCCACACTCGTCACAGCCAGTGAACATCACTGTCCAAGATGGGAATGAAG gtccagcaattccactcatctcTTCACCTTGGCATCAAATCACTTTCTGCCTGGTGATGGGGCTCCTTTTTGCAGTGGATACAGGCCTGTATTTTTCAGTGCAGAGAGACCTTCAAAGCTCCATGGGAGACCGGAGGAATTAA